The following proteins are co-located in the Conyzicola lurida genome:
- a CDS encoding protoporphyrinogen/coproporphyrinogen oxidase, with amino-acid sequence MTDVVVVGGGLAGLVTARRLLKSGLRVTVVEASDRLGGNISRHVVGGITLDAGAESFATRGGTVQALLGEIGLGGEIVSPNPAGAWLQPTSGPAVPLPATSLLGIPGVPAAADVITVIGTRAALRAYLGDTLLPTRVGAKSETLGQLVRARMGDAMVDKLVAPVVQGVHSASPDDLALDRVAPQLRAALHRERTLAGAVRTIRAAAPAGSAVLGIRGGLVRIVDELVADVTHLGAEIRLNSRATAVAPGEVRVGGDTLRGAVVVATSGLLVGDRQPPRTVTLATLVLDSPALDAAPRGTGVLVAEGAAGIRAKALTHATAKWEWLAERAGGKHVVRLSYASDHQGLAEIAREDAAALLGVPLEPSAVLDFARVQWSRAAVSEVVPEGIVVVGEAIAGTGLANIIGHSEAQAKALLSNHAG; translated from the coding sequence ATGACCGACGTCGTCGTCGTCGGCGGCGGGCTCGCCGGCCTGGTCACCGCGCGGAGGCTGCTGAAGAGCGGCCTCCGGGTGACCGTGGTCGAGGCGTCCGACCGTCTCGGCGGCAACATCTCCCGGCACGTCGTCGGCGGGATCACCCTCGACGCCGGAGCCGAGAGCTTCGCGACCCGCGGCGGCACCGTGCAGGCGCTGCTGGGCGAGATCGGGCTCGGCGGCGAGATCGTCTCGCCGAACCCCGCGGGTGCCTGGCTGCAGCCGACGAGCGGACCGGCCGTGCCGCTGCCCGCGACGAGCCTGCTCGGCATACCCGGGGTTCCCGCGGCCGCCGACGTGATCACGGTCATCGGTACCCGCGCCGCCCTGCGCGCCTACCTCGGCGATACCCTCCTGCCGACCAGGGTCGGTGCGAAGTCCGAGACGCTGGGCCAGCTGGTGCGCGCCCGCATGGGCGACGCCATGGTCGACAAGCTCGTGGCACCCGTCGTGCAGGGCGTGCACTCGGCGTCGCCCGACGACCTCGCACTCGACCGCGTGGCGCCGCAGTTGCGCGCCGCCCTCCACCGCGAACGCACCCTGGCCGGGGCGGTGCGCACCATCCGCGCCGCCGCCCCCGCGGGCTCGGCCGTCCTCGGTATCCGCGGCGGACTCGTGCGCATCGTCGACGAGCTCGTGGCCGACGTCACGCACCTCGGTGCCGAGATCCGTCTGAACAGCCGCGCGACCGCCGTCGCCCCGGGCGAGGTCAGGGTCGGTGGCGACACCCTCCGCGGAGCCGTCGTCGTCGCGACATCCGGCCTTCTCGTCGGCGACCGCCAGCCACCCCGCACCGTGACGCTCGCCACTCTCGTGCTCGACTCGCCGGCGCTCGACGCGGCCCCGCGCGGCACCGGCGTGCTCGTCGCCGAGGGTGCCGCCGGAATCCGGGCCAAGGCCCTCACGCACGCCACCGCCAAGTGGGAGTGGCTGGCCGAGCGGGCCGGCGGCAAGCACGTTGTGCGGTTGTCGTACGCCTCCGACCACCAGGGCCTCGCCGAGATCGCGAGGGAGGATGCCGCGGCTCTGCTCGGCGTGCCGCTCGAGCCGTCCGCGGTGCTCGACTTCGCCCGCGTGCAGTGGTCACGCGCCGCCGTCAGCGAGGTCGTCCCCGAGGGCATCGTCGTCGTCGGCGAGGCTATCGCCGGAACGGGACTGGCAAATATCATTGGGCACTCAGAGGCACAAGCGAAAGCTCTGCTCAGCAATCACGCCGGGTAA
- the hemE gene encoding uroporphyrinogen decarboxylase, which produces MTLPDNHPLVDGRTSDAPLIRAYRGERQATPPVWFMRQAGRSLPEYRELRVGNAMLDACLTPELSSEITLQPVRRHKVDAAIFFSDIVIPIKLAGVEVEIVPGRGPVLANPIRSVSDVAALRPIEPEALAPIIEGVQRTVAELGTTPLIGFAGAPFTLASYLIEGGPSKDQLRTRTMMYTEPHAWAELLNWCADVSGAFLKAQVFAGASAVQLFDSWVGSLSAQQYVRRVAPHSKRALSHLRGLEVPKVHFGVGSGEVLAHMHDVGADVMGVDWRIPLDEANRRLGGTVPLQGNLDPALLGAPAHILAAHVNDVIDRGREAPAHVLNLGHGVPPETNPDVLTRIVEQVHAG; this is translated from the coding sequence GTGACTCTGCCAGATAACCATCCGCTCGTCGACGGCCGGACCTCCGACGCCCCCCTCATCCGCGCCTACCGCGGCGAACGTCAGGCGACGCCGCCCGTGTGGTTCATGCGCCAGGCGGGCCGTTCGCTCCCGGAATACCGCGAACTCCGGGTCGGAAACGCCATGCTCGACGCCTGCCTGACCCCCGAATTGTCGAGCGAGATCACGCTGCAGCCCGTGCGACGCCACAAGGTCGACGCCGCGATCTTCTTCAGTGACATCGTGATTCCCATCAAACTCGCAGGTGTCGAGGTCGAAATCGTCCCCGGGCGCGGCCCGGTTCTCGCCAATCCGATCAGAAGCGTGTCGGATGTCGCGGCATTGCGACCCATCGAACCCGAAGCACTCGCCCCGATCATCGAGGGTGTCCAGCGCACCGTCGCCGAGCTCGGCACGACACCGCTCATCGGTTTCGCCGGCGCCCCGTTCACGCTCGCGTCGTACCTGATCGAGGGCGGCCCGTCGAAGGACCAACTGCGCACGCGCACCATGATGTACACCGAGCCGCACGCCTGGGCGGAGCTGCTCAACTGGTGCGCCGACGTCAGCGGCGCATTCCTCAAGGCGCAGGTCTTCGCCGGCGCGTCCGCCGTGCAGCTGTTCGACTCCTGGGTCGGGTCGCTCAGCGCGCAGCAGTACGTGCGCCGCGTCGCCCCGCACTCCAAGCGGGCGCTCTCACACCTTCGCGGCCTCGAGGTGCCGAAGGTGCACTTCGGCGTCGGCAGCGGCGAGGTCCTCGCGCACATGCACGACGTCGGCGCCGACGTCATGGGCGTCGACTGGCGCATCCCGCTCGACGAGGCCAACCGCCGCCTCGGCGGGACCGTGCCGCTGCAGGGCAACCTCGACCCCGCACTCCTCGGCGCCCCCGCGCACATCCTCGCCGCACACGTGAACGACGTGATCGACCGCGGCCGCGAGGCACCCGCCCACGTGCTCAACCTCGGCCACGGCGTGCCGCCCGAGACCAACCCCGACGTGCTGACCCGGATCGTCGAGCAGGTCCACGCCGGATGA
- a CDS encoding phage holin family protein: MSGQELPKRSLFKLIGDLPGYLVALLRSELERLKAELIGKVKEIGIGVGLIAAGAFFAFFAFAVLLAAAVLGIATALPAWLAALIVGGALLLITAILVLIGVSLLKRGTPPVPTETIESVKQDVNAIKGIGHHDTATDTGKRD, encoded by the coding sequence ATGAGCGGGCAAGAACTACCCAAGCGGTCGCTGTTCAAGCTGATCGGCGACCTGCCCGGCTACCTCGTCGCTCTGCTGCGCAGCGAGCTCGAACGCCTGAAGGCGGAGCTGATCGGCAAGGTCAAGGAGATCGGCATCGGCGTCGGCCTCATCGCGGCGGGCGCGTTCTTCGCGTTCTTCGCCTTCGCTGTGCTGCTCGCGGCCGCCGTTCTCGGAATAGCCACCGCGCTGCCGGCGTGGCTCGCGGCGCTCATCGTCGGCGGCGCGCTGCTGCTGATCACGGCGATCCTCGTGCTGATCGGCGTCTCGCTGCTCAAGCGCGGCACGCCCCCGGTACCCACCGAGACCATCGAGAGCGTCAAGCAAGACGTCAACGCCATCAAGGGCATCGGCCACCACGACACAGCAACCGATACAGGAAAGCGGGATTGA
- a CDS encoding glutamyl-tRNA reductase produces the protein MLLCLTANHQNASFDLLEKLSIGAPAAASTLVAGSAFVSGAVVLATCNRFEAYLDIDEPLTGATAVAVQSTIDAMSIASGVQPEELRRSVTVITGDAVAGHLFSVTSGLESVVVGEDEISGQVGRALDAARQSGTTSSNLDRLFQTATHTSRDVKNRTALGGAGRSLVRLALEMASSRVTDWSQTRVLLVGTGQYAATTLAALRDRGAVDVRVYSPSGRAQRFAAKYDTAFETSLPAAIGASDIVVTCTSTMAIAPADVPDDNRRLIIDLGLPRNVDPAVAGMPGVEMLDLELISKHAPIEALTAATDARALVGNAAASFTTAAVIEPAIVALRSHIFDVLDAEIERAERKAGSADSTDTVAALRHLAGVLLHAPSVRARELAREGRADEFVAALDALYGIGPAAAAVALPVDGRADESLAG, from the coding sequence GTGCTCCTGTGTCTGACCGCTAACCACCAGAATGCCAGCTTCGACCTTCTCGAGAAGCTGTCCATCGGTGCACCTGCGGCGGCCTCCACTCTGGTCGCGGGCAGCGCCTTCGTCTCCGGCGCCGTGGTGCTCGCCACCTGCAACCGCTTCGAGGCGTACCTCGACATCGACGAGCCCCTCACGGGCGCGACCGCGGTCGCCGTGCAGTCCACCATCGACGCCATGAGCATCGCCAGCGGCGTGCAGCCCGAAGAGCTGCGTCGCTCGGTCACCGTCATTACCGGGGATGCCGTGGCCGGCCATCTCTTCTCCGTCACGTCCGGACTCGAATCCGTCGTCGTCGGCGAGGACGAGATCTCCGGCCAGGTCGGCCGCGCCCTCGACGCCGCCCGCCAGTCGGGAACGACCTCGTCGAACCTCGACCGCCTGTTCCAGACCGCCACCCACACGTCGCGCGACGTGAAGAACCGCACCGCCCTCGGCGGCGCCGGCCGGTCGCTCGTGCGTCTCGCCCTCGAGATGGCGTCGAGCCGGGTCACCGACTGGTCGCAGACGCGCGTGCTGCTCGTCGGCACCGGCCAGTACGCCGCGACCACGCTCGCCGCGCTGCGCGACCGGGGTGCCGTCGACGTGCGCGTCTACTCCCCCTCCGGCCGCGCCCAGCGGTTCGCCGCCAAGTACGACACCGCGTTCGAGACGTCGCTGCCCGCGGCGATCGGCGCCTCCGACATCGTCGTCACCTGCACCTCGACCATGGCGATCGCGCCGGCCGACGTGCCCGACGACAACCGCCGCCTGATCATCGACCTCGGGCTGCCCCGCAACGTGGACCCTGCAGTCGCCGGCATGCCGGGCGTCGAGATGCTCGACCTCGAGCTGATCAGCAAGCACGCGCCGATCGAGGCCCTCACGGCCGCGACCGACGCCCGCGCGCTGGTCGGCAACGCCGCGGCGTCGTTCACCACAGCCGCCGTCATCGAGCCCGCGATCGTCGCGCTGCGCAGCCACATCTTCGACGTGCTCGACGCGGAGATCGAGCGGGCCGAGCGCAAGGCCGGATCCGCCGACAGCACCGACACCGTCGCCGCACTGCGCCACCTCGCCGGAGTCCTGCTGCACGCGCCGTCGGTGCGGGCGCGCGAACTGGCACGCGAGGGCCGCGCGGACGAGTTCGTGGCGGCGCTCGACGCGCTCTACGGCATCGGTCCCGCGGCCGCCGCGGTGGCGCTGCCCGTCGACGGCCGCGCGGACGAGTCGCTCGCCGGCTGA
- a CDS encoding YtxH domain-containing protein, which translates to MKGKILLVVGIGVGYVLGARAGRERYEDIKRAVGNVWNSPRVQRQFDEAEGFVKDKAPEVAGFLASGAKKVVSQVAGKPAAKPAARKSPTKSASKSTASKSASK; encoded by the coding sequence ATGAAAGGCAAGATCCTTTTGGTCGTCGGCATCGGAGTCGGTTACGTACTCGGTGCCCGCGCCGGACGTGAGCGATACGAAGACATCAAGCGTGCCGTGGGCAACGTCTGGAACTCCCCGCGAGTGCAGCGCCAGTTCGACGAAGCCGAGGGTTTCGTGAAGGACAAGGCCCCCGAGGTCGCCGGCTTCCTCGCCAGCGGCGCCAAGAAGGTCGTCTCGCAGGTCGCGGGCAAGCCCGCCGCCAAGCCCGCCGCGCGTAAGTCGCCGACAAAGTCGGCCTCCAAGTCGACCGCGTCGAAGAGCGCATCGAAGTAG
- a CDS encoding YbdD/YjiX family protein gives MRAAEVVRGIRWYVRGVMGEDAYEKYLAHAATVHGEGATVMTEREFWRDRTDRQDTAPEGRCC, from the coding sequence ATGCGCGCCGCCGAGGTCGTGCGCGGGATCCGCTGGTACGTGCGCGGTGTTATGGGAGAGGACGCCTACGAGAAGTACCTCGCCCACGCCGCGACCGTGCACGGCGAGGGTGCGACGGTGATGACCGAGCGCGAGTTCTGGCGCGACCGCACCGATCGCCAGGATACGGCTCCCGAGGGCCGCTGCTGCTGA
- a CDS encoding DUF3618 domain-containing protein encodes MTDSIDSKIAAQRAELESTLDAIEDKLNVKKQASRYADKAKIAYDENPIPFIVGATAVAASVIGLVAWALLSGDD; translated from the coding sequence ATGACCGACTCCATCGACAGCAAGATCGCCGCGCAGCGCGCGGAGCTCGAGAGCACGCTCGACGCGATCGAAGACAAGCTCAACGTCAAGAAGCAGGCGAGCCGCTACGCCGACAAGGCGAAGATCGCGTACGACGAGAACCCGATCCCGTTCATCGTGGGCGCTACCGCGGTCGCGGCATCCGTCATCGGCCTCGTAGCATGGGCGCTGCTCAGCGGAGACGATTAG
- the hemQ gene encoding hydrogen peroxide-dependent heme synthase, translating to MGHSSDIQATPPLTETLGYTLWSVLKRDPSRPAGSGGLEDAIAAVEAAGVTIRGFYDVSSIRADSDIMIWIHGENPQTLQWALRELRRSGQLSTLLPVWNAMGVHRDAEFTNNHLPAFMRGKEPAAWLTVYPFVRSYEWYLLPEEERRKMLGDHGRKGSQYPQVLANTVASFALGDYEWILGLEAPELVDLVDLMRHLRNTEARRHVREEVPFYTGRRIEISEIAEVLA from the coding sequence ATGGGTCATAGCTCCGATATTCAGGCCACTCCTCCGCTCACCGAAACACTGGGTTACACCCTGTGGTCGGTTCTGAAGCGCGATCCGTCGCGCCCGGCGGGGAGCGGCGGACTCGAGGACGCGATCGCCGCCGTAGAGGCCGCCGGTGTCACCATCCGCGGCTTCTACGACGTCTCGTCCATCCGTGCCGATTCCGACATCATGATCTGGATCCACGGCGAGAACCCCCAGACCCTGCAGTGGGCGCTGCGCGAACTGCGCCGCAGCGGCCAGCTCTCCACTCTGCTGCCGGTGTGGAACGCCATGGGCGTGCACCGTGACGCCGAGTTCACCAACAACCACCTCCCCGCGTTCATGCGCGGCAAAGAGCCGGCCGCGTGGCTGACCGTCTACCCGTTCGTGCGCAGCTACGAGTGGTACCTGCTTCCCGAGGAGGAGCGTCGCAAGATGCTCGGCGACCACGGCCGCAAGGGAAGCCAGTACCCGCAGGTGCTCGCCAACACCGTCGCGAGCTTCGCGCTCGGCGACTACGAATGGATCCTCGGTCTCGAGGCCCCCGAACTCGTCGACCTGGTCGACCTCATGCGCCACCTGCGCAACACCGAAGCGCGCCGGCACGTGCGCGAAGAAGTTCCTTTCTACACCGGGCGTCGCATCGAGATCTCGGAGATCGCGGAGGTACTCGCGTGA